CGGGCGGCCGAACGGTCTTCGCTATCGTCAGCAGGAAGAGGACGGTCATGATTCCCGCGCCGACCGCGGCCTCCGTCAGTCCCACGTCCGGCGCGCGGAGGAACACCCAGATGACCGCGATGCCGAGGCTGTACGCGCTGAACGCGATGATCGAGCTGAGGACGTCCCGGAGGAGCGCCGTCGCGACGGCGGTCGCCAGGACGAACGCCAGCAGCGCGAACTCGATGGCGGCCGTCATCGCTCTTCGTCCTCCGTCGTCCACGGTTCGATGCCCTGTTCGGCTGCTGCACGAGCGATGGCGTGCGCGGCGGTCGGATTGGTGATGAACATGAATACGAGTAACAATGCGACCTTGACCGTCGACACCCCAGCGTCGAGCGTGAGTGCGACCGCTGCGAGCGTCAACATCGCGCCGAGCGTCTCGCTCTTCGACGCGCCGTGTGCGCGCGTGTAGAGGTCCGGGAGGCGGACGAGACTCACGGCGGCGACGACCGCGAAGAAGATTCCGCCGACTGCGAGCACGAGCACGACCGCTTCCAGTGGCGTCATCAGAGGACCCCTCCGCGTTCGACGGAGAACTTCGAGATGGCGATACTCAACAGGAAGTTGAGGAGTGCGTACACGAGCGCGATGTCGAGCGCTCCCGGTTCGCCGATCGCGGCCGCGAGCAACGCGATGACGATGACCACGTTCGACCCGATGACGTTGATCGCGATGACGCGGTCGGGCATCGTCGGGCCGCGAACGATCCGGTACACGCCGACCAGCGACGCCACGACGAACGCCGCGGCCGTCGCCAACAGGATGCTTTCGACGAGCGTCATTCGTCCCCCTCGCTGCGTTCGGCGCGCTCCGCGGGCGACGGGAT
Above is a genomic segment from Halorubellus sp. JP-L1 containing:
- the mnhG gene encoding monovalent cation/H(+) antiporter subunit G, which codes for MTPLEAVVLVLAVGGIFFAVVAAVSLVRLPDLYTRAHGASKSETLGAMLTLAAVALTLDAGVSTVKVALLLVFMFITNPTAAHAIARAAAEQGIEPWTTEDEER
- a CDS encoding cation:proton antiporter, encoding MTLVESILLATAAAFVVASLVGVYRIVRGPTMPDRVIAINVIGSNVVIVIALLAAAIGEPGALDIALVYALLNFLLSIAISKFSVERGGVL